In Phenylobacterium koreense, one DNA window encodes the following:
- a CDS encoding META domain-containing protein: MRHALPILAAIVLSACANTPGAPPSGGNDALIGAEWRLEDLLGGGIIDNSHVTMTLAEGGSAAGSGGCNRYFGSWARPSAGKLTLSQMGSSRMACAPALMDQEDRFLRALETAADYAFTPDGALVVGTAQGPLRFRKD, from the coding sequence ATGCGACACGCTCTTCCGATCCTGGCCGCGATCGTCCTGTCGGCCTGCGCCAACACACCGGGCGCCCCTCCCAGCGGAGGGAACGACGCCCTGATCGGGGCCGAATGGCGCCTCGAAGACCTGCTCGGCGGCGGGATTATCGACAACTCGCACGTGACCATGACCCTGGCCGAGGGCGGCTCGGCGGCTGGATCTGGCGGCTGCAACCGCTATTTCGGGAGCTGGGCCAGGCCGTCCGCCGGCAAGCTCACACTCAGCCAGATGGGCTCCAGCCGGATGGCCTGCGCGCCCGCGCTGATGGACCAGGAGGATAGGTTCCTCCGCGCCCTGGAAACCGCGGCCGACTACGCCTTCACGCCTGACGGCGCGCTAGTGGTCGGGACCGCCCAGGGACCGCTCAGGTTCCGCAAGGACTAG
- a CDS encoding beta/gamma crystallin-related protein — translation MRLGILMACGALAAAAGPSLAQDRMAANAQFFSGTNFTGRTLTVTGSMPIFLATWAPRSVRVGGGSAWEVCEQRAFRGRCTVISGASSNLQAQLGVSGVGSVRPAPARPVPPLPPQSGHGVSLRGMAAEFFPAPHVRGQRVEACAREGGTAACIAREADTFCRSIGYVRARNSAAETVGGRIFLADVLCSKWN, via the coding sequence ATGAGGTTGGGAATCCTGATGGCCTGCGGCGCGCTTGCGGCCGCGGCCGGGCCGTCGCTGGCCCAGGACCGCATGGCGGCGAACGCTCAATTCTTCTCCGGAACCAACTTCACCGGCCGCACCCTTACCGTGACCGGCTCCATGCCGATCTTTCTGGCCACCTGGGCGCCGCGCAGCGTGCGGGTCGGCGGCGGCAGCGCCTGGGAAGTCTGTGAACAGCGCGCCTTCCGTGGCCGCTGCACGGTGATCAGCGGCGCCAGTTCCAACCTGCAGGCCCAGTTGGGCGTCAGCGGCGTCGGTTCGGTGCGCCCGGCTCCGGCCAGGCCGGTTCCGCCGCTCCCTCCGCAATCGGGTCACGGCGTCTCACTGAGAGGTATGGCGGCGGAGTTCTTCCCTGCGCCCCACGTTCGTGGACAGCGGGTCGAGGCTTGCGCGCGCGAGGGCGGAACGGCGGCCTGCATCGCCCGCGAGGCCGATACCTTCTGCCGCTCCATCGGCTATGTCCGGGCCCGGAACAGCGCCGCTGAAACTGTCGGCGGCCGCATCTTCTTGGCCGATGTCCTTTGCTCGAAGTGGAACTGA
- a CDS encoding GNAT family N-acetyltransferase — translation MTDHIVRPLIAADMPAVADLQLLAYQPIYHEDQEVLESRLLAGPGFCWGAFAGDELVAYILSHPWPAASPPAIGTRLGAQAADVDNWFVHDLAMGPAARGHGVGRRLVDVAAERARAAGLVRGDLVAVQGAWAFWEKMGYRVPAVVPAALAAKVAGYGDDARYMTIDLRGRTVP, via the coding sequence ATGACCGACCATATCGTCCGCCCTTTGATCGCGGCCGACATGCCCGCCGTCGCGGACCTGCAACTCCTGGCCTATCAGCCAATCTACCATGAGGACCAGGAGGTGCTGGAAAGCCGGCTCCTAGCCGGGCCGGGCTTCTGCTGGGGCGCGTTCGCGGGCGATGAGCTGGTCGCCTACATCCTCAGCCACCCGTGGCCCGCCGCCAGTCCGCCGGCGATCGGCACGCGGCTGGGAGCGCAGGCCGCGGACGTCGACAACTGGTTCGTCCACGATCTGGCCATGGGCCCGGCTGCGCGCGGCCACGGCGTCGGACGTCGGCTCGTCGACGTCGCCGCCGAGCGGGCGAGGGCGGCGGGGCTCGTACGCGGCGACCTTGTGGCGGTACAGGGGGCCTGGGCCTTCTGGGAAAAGATGGGCTATCGCGTCCCCGCCGTCGTGCCGGCGGCGCTCGCGGCCAAGGTCGCGGGCTATGGGGATGATGCCCGCTACATGACCATCGACCTGCGAGGTCGTACAGTCCCGTAA
- the fghA gene encoding S-formylglutathione hydrolase, protein MALEIIQQHKVHGGTLSYVRHASQATGTPMRFSVFIPGEAKGPHPYAIWLSGLTCTEDNFTTKAGAYGHAAQAGLAIVAPDTSPRGEGVADDPAYDLGQGAGFYVDATQPPWAPHFSMETYVTADLLSAVEDGFPLDPARRGIFGHSMGGHGALTLALRHPELFRTVSAFAPIASPTRCPWGRKAFAAYLGPNETAWAEHDAVLLIAQGRARGRSILVDQGGADNFLAEQLKPDLLEAAAKEGGADLTLRMQDGYDHSYFFISSFIGDHVAWHAARL, encoded by the coding sequence ATGGCCCTCGAGATCATCCAGCAGCACAAGGTCCATGGCGGAACCTTGAGCTACGTGCGCCATGCGAGCCAGGCGACCGGCACGCCCATGCGCTTCAGCGTGTTCATTCCCGGCGAAGCGAAGGGTCCCCATCCCTACGCGATCTGGCTGTCGGGCCTGACCTGCACCGAGGACAACTTCACCACCAAGGCCGGCGCCTATGGCCACGCGGCGCAGGCGGGCCTGGCCATCGTCGCCCCCGACACCAGCCCTCGCGGCGAAGGCGTCGCCGACGACCCGGCCTACGACCTTGGCCAGGGCGCGGGGTTCTATGTGGACGCCACCCAGCCGCCCTGGGCGCCGCATTTTTCCATGGAGACCTACGTCACGGCCGACCTTCTGTCGGCGGTCGAAGACGGCTTTCCGCTCGATCCGGCGCGGCGGGGAATCTTCGGGCACTCCATGGGCGGCCATGGCGCGCTGACCCTGGCCCTGCGCCATCCAGAGCTCTTCCGAACCGTCTCGGCCTTCGCGCCGATCGCCTCGCCGACCCGCTGCCCCTGGGGACGAAAAGCGTTCGCCGCCTATCTGGGTCCGAACGAGACCGCCTGGGCCGAGCACGACGCCGTCCTGCTGATCGCCCAGGGCCGCGCCCGCGGACGCTCCATCCTGGTGGACCAGGGCGGAGCCGACAACTTCCTCGCCGAGCAGCTCAAGCCGGACCTGCTGGAAGCTGCGGCCAAGGAGGGCGGCGCCGACCTGACCCTGCGGATGCAGGACGGCTACGACCACTCTTATTTCTTCATCTCGAGCTTCATCGGCGACCACGTCGCCTGGCACGCGGCCCGACTTTAG
- a CDS encoding dienelactone hydrolase family protein gives MCDDDIHQGLIEDPTVSRRMFGLMSAAAAGLVATAACAAAPVVEKDVQVKTPDGVADAALFYPEGKGQWPAVVVWPDVISLRPVFREMGRRLAAEGYVVLVPNLYYRVKAAPVIEGGFNFATPEDRAKLTPLRASVTPEGADRDAVAYVAFLDAQPQTDRSKKVGTQGYCMGGPLAFRTAAVVPSRVGAVASFHGAGLATDQPTSPHLLIPKTQAEFLVLIAENDDKADPAAKDKLKAAFASAGRPAKVEVYQGAAHGWTVRGSQVYNEAAAERAWAELLALYKRALA, from the coding sequence ATGTGCGACGACGACATCCACCAAGGCCTGATCGAAGACCCCACCGTTTCGCGGCGAATGTTCGGACTGATGAGCGCGGCCGCGGCCGGCCTCGTGGCGACCGCGGCCTGCGCGGCCGCGCCGGTCGTGGAAAAGGACGTCCAGGTGAAGACCCCGGACGGGGTCGCCGACGCAGCGCTCTTCTATCCGGAAGGCAAGGGCCAGTGGCCTGCGGTGGTGGTCTGGCCCGACGTGATCAGCTTGCGCCCGGTGTTCCGTGAAATGGGCCGACGCCTCGCGGCCGAGGGTTACGTCGTGCTCGTGCCGAACCTCTATTACCGCGTGAAAGCCGCGCCGGTGATCGAGGGCGGCTTCAACTTCGCCACGCCCGAGGACCGCGCCAAGCTCACCCCCCTGCGGGCCAGCGTGACGCCGGAAGGCGCCGATCGCGACGCCGTGGCCTATGTCGCCTTCCTGGACGCCCAGCCTCAGACCGACCGCAGCAAGAAGGTCGGGACGCAGGGCTACTGCATGGGAGGACCGCTCGCGTTCCGCACCGCGGCCGTGGTCCCCTCGCGCGTCGGGGCGGTGGCGAGTTTCCATGGCGCCGGCCTGGCGACCGACCAGCCGACCAGCCCGCACCTGTTGATCCCCAAGACACAGGCCGAGTTCCTGGTGCTGATCGCCGAAAACGACGACAAGGCGGATCCGGCCGCGAAGGACAAGCTGAAGGCGGCGTTCGCCTCGGCGGGCCGCCCGGCCAAGGTCGAGGTCTATCAGGGGGCTGCCCACGGTTGGACCGTCCGCGGCAGCCAAGTCTACAACGAGGCAGCCGCCGAGCGGGCCTGGGCCGAGCTCCTGGCGCTCTACAAGAGGGCGCTCGCCTAA
- the gloA gene encoding lactoylglutathione lyase has protein sequence MSDTDGFVLNQTMLRIKDPEKTVTFYRDVLGMTLLDRYDFPAGKFSLYFMGYPGGEIPSDPAERVKWVFEQPALLEFTHNWGTEDDPDFAYHNGNAEPRGFGHIGLSVPDVAGACARFDALGVEFVKRPDEGAMKGLAFIKDPDGYWIEIVSGPNLRDLITASRAASGRAAG, from the coding sequence ATGAGCGACACCGACGGCTTCGTGCTGAACCAGACCATGCTGCGCATCAAGGACCCGGAGAAGACGGTGACCTTCTACCGCGACGTCCTCGGCATGACCTTACTCGACCGCTACGACTTCCCGGCCGGGAAGTTCTCACTCTACTTCATGGGTTATCCGGGCGGCGAGATACCGTCCGATCCGGCCGAGCGTGTGAAGTGGGTGTTCGAGCAGCCCGCCCTCCTGGAGTTCACCCACAATTGGGGGACCGAGGACGATCCGGACTTCGCCTATCACAACGGCAACGCCGAGCCGCGGGGCTTTGGCCATATCGGCCTGTCCGTGCCCGACGTGGCCGGCGCCTGCGCGCGTTTCGACGCCCTGGGCGTGGAGTTCGTCAAGCGTCCCGATGAAGGGGCGATGAAGGGGCTGGCCTTCATCAAGGACCCGGACGGCTACTGGATCGAGATCGTCTCCGGCCCCAATCTCCGCGACCTCATCACCGCCTCGCGGGCAGCGAGCGGACGCGCCGCAGGGTAA